The genomic interval ttttctcctccctcttctttcttctgCTTTCTTGTCTACTCTCACATCCTCTCTTccaactctccctctcacaccctcctctctctctttccctctccctccctccctccctccctctttctctgtctctgtctggctGTATGTCTGTATAGATCGGTGGGATCAGATTTCTGTATGACAATCTGGTGGAGTCGGTGGAGCGCTTCAAGAGCAGCAGTGGCTTCGGCTGCATCCTGGCCCACAGCATGGGCCTGGGCAAAACCCTTCAGGTCATCTCCTTCATCGACATCCTACTGCGCCATACTGAAGCTCACACCGTCCTCGCCATAgtccctgtgagtgtgtgtgtgtgtgtgtgcataacgatgtgtgtgtgtgtatgtatgcgtaaggatgtgtgtgtatgtgcatattgtgtgtgtgtgtgtgtgtgtgtgtgtgtgtgtgtgtgtgtgtgtgtgtgtgtgtgcataaggatgtgtgtgtgtttatatttgtgttttgttgtaCACACTGCATCCAGATTGATCTATGGACTGACTTCATTTCCTTCATTTCCTTTCCTTGTTTCTGTcctggtttctctctctttctctccccctccctcttctgtcgtttctgtccttttttctttctttccaaatgttctctcctcctcgttctcttcctcctctgtctctccctctttctctctctctctcactctacccTTCCTGTTGTTGCATCCTGCAGGTGAACACGCTTCAGAACTGGCTGTCGGAGTTCAACCTTTGGGTCCCGCCCGCTGAAGCCCTGCCTCCCAACACTGACCCCGCCCACGCTATGCCACGTTCCTTCAAGGTCCACATCCTCAACGACGAGCACAAGTAAGCCACCGCACCATCACCTCTGGCAACACTCAAGGGAGTGGGGCTACTGTCCGCAGGTCTCATAAAGATCCGTCCTTAATGTTCCGGAAGCGCTCATCACTCATGTTCTGGTCGGGCTCCACATCTCCTACTAGagttttggtcatgtggacagTTTGAATGTGGATCTAATGTCCTGCACACAGATTGCAAAAGCTGTGTAGGCCCTGCGCACATTTGCTATCTAGTAGAGTGCTAAGTACGGACCACACAACCCGCTCCTGCAACCTAAACTTTCTTCCACCAAGTTCAGGTTAATTGCATATGTACATTGGTTCATTTGAAACATGTTCCCAGTTATTGCCTTAAAACAAACTCAAGCTGTCATTATATTGAAGACAATTTTCTAACTGTTTCTGAGGAGCAATCAGTACATTACAGTCAGATGGCTGCCAAACAGACGGCAGCACATGAGGTCCCCCCCTCCTTAGCTCGCGCAGTTTGGCGGAGAGTCCCGCTCCTGCCCTGTGAGCGTCTGTGCTCGGGCAGAAGGGCTCTCGCCGGCCTGATGAATGTTTGATGACTCACTCTTCACAGTTTCAGCGCCTGGGCGTGTACAGAGCGCTCACAGCCCACTCACAGCTGCTCCTCTGCACTCCAcactctgtgttctctctctttttctctttttctctctctctctctcattctcactcttcctttttcactttctccatctttctctctttcccagcCCCCTCCACTCACATATGCCACAACACATTTGTGAAAGTGCTCTCCTTTAGGTTTATACAAGTGGGGACAGAGCTCAGTAGTTCTCCTTAtgacctgcctgcctgtctgtctatcttccTTCCTGTGTTTTCTTCATCCATTTATCGGCCTCTCTCATTGTTGTGCGTGGTTAAATTAAAGCGTTAACGTCAGTTCTGGCCAGGCCATGGTAGTCAAGAAGCTTGCCGCCCTCCCCTTCATCTCATTCATTCCTAATTGATCCAGGTGCATCCCCTCAGCCGATTATCTTTCTTCCCTAGCGATTGGCCACACAGCTTCGACACGCCTTTTAAATTCTACCCACTTCCTCTCAACCGTATACTGCTCGGTTTCTGCTCCACCTTGTCGGTGTATGATGTGGCATGTTCTCTTGTCCGTCACTTGGCTCTGTTCATGGGGAATATTTATCTCTCCCTGTCCTGCTGGGGTGAGAATTCCCTAAACTGCTGCTGCCCCCTGACTTAATGCTTTTCCATGGTGCTCATGGAAATAGGGGGGTTCCTCCGAACAGAGCTATACCGCCAAATGTAATTCATAATTTACAATAAAGAAATTTCACTCAGAATCTTCTCTTGTGTTCCTTGACTAAAATGGTTCTGACAGAACTGAGCAGAAGTGAACAGACAGACACTGACCCAAGCGTACATGACACAGAAAGGCTGAGATTCTAAAGCCACGTGTGTCCTCGTTTTGAGATCACTACAGTCACGTGTGTTTATGGCGTTGGCATAAAcggatgtttttttctctctcccactaatCAGAACCACGGCGGCCCGTGCCAAGGTGGTGGAGGACTGGCACAGGGATGGCGGTGTGCTGCTAATGGGCTACGAAATGTACCGGCTGCTGTCGCTCAAGAAGAGCTTCGTGGCTGGCCGCAAGAAGAAAGCCAAGAAGCCCACCGGGCCGGTCGTCATTGACCTGGACGAGGAGGACCGCCAGCAGGACCTGCTGAAAGGTTGGTCCTGCTGCCAATCAATCTCCTCCGCAGCCAATCACAGCTGATGGCCCATTGGATAGCATCTTAATTCCGTTCCTATCTTTTTAAACCCAACTGTGGGAATATATTTGGTAATCATGTAAATATTTAGGCTGTAAAAAATAGTCTGCTATCTTTAATATGCATCTGTCAAATTGCAGTGccttaaaacaaacacatggaTGGTCTATATGATCACAATCTGGATGGTCTATATGATCTGTTATCAGACCTTACTACTTATGGCTGCTGGCTACTGCTAATGCATCTGTCTAAGTGTGGTACTATGAATGACTGTTTGACTGACCCTTTCCCAGGCATTGAGAAGGCTCTGTCTTGGCCTGGACCTGACGTGGTGATTTGCGACGAGGGGCACCGCATCAAGAACTGCCACGCAAGCACGTCGCAGGCGCTCAAGGGCATCCGCACGCGGCGTCGCGCGGTTCTGACGGGCTACCCGCTGCAGAACAACCTGATCGAGTACTGGTGCATGGTGGACTTTGTGCGGCCCGACTTCCTGGGCACACGGCAGGAGTTCAGCAACATGTTCGAGCGGCCCATTCTGAACGGGCAGTGCGTGGACAGCACACCCGAGGATCTACGGCTCATGCGCTACCGTAGCCACGTGCTGCACAGCCTGCTGGAGGGCTTCGTgcagaggtagggagagaggcagagaaagattcacacgcatgcacgcatacatacaTTAGTGATATGTATTGTTGTCGAGTCGAGCCTTCCTAAACGGCCGTCtgtgttgaatgtgtgtttcCCAGGCGGGGTCACGACGTGCTGCGCTCCCAGCTGCCTCCGAAGCAGGAGCATGTCATCCTGGTGCGCCTGTCCCCCCTGCAGAGGGCGCTCTACACCGAGTTCATGAACCGCTTCCAAGAGGCCGGCAACAGCGGCTGGCTCAGCCTCAACCCCCTCAAGGCCTTCTGCGTCTgctgcaaggtgtgtgtgtgtgtgtgtgtgtgtgtgtgtgtgtgtgtgtgtgtctgtctgtttgtctgtctgtctgttggtcgTAGAGATTTCCTCAAATTAAGTTTAattcagagagagacagacagagagagatggagagagaatgattgtgtgtgtgtgacttaaaAGTATCTAAGTCACTCAATGAGGAAAACTGAGAAAGTTGAAAGCccattattatttttaagtGAATCTACCGGTACTAACTTGTCTGATGCTCAACGTGCCATCTGTTGTACTTTCAGATCTGGAACCATCCAGATGTCCTCTATGAGGCGTTACAGAAGGAAAACCTGGCCAATGAGCAGGACTTGGACCTGGACGACATCCCCACCAACCAGAACCGTTGCCCTGCCCCCAACCAGAAGAGCAAGCAGGCAGAGATGACCAGCAGTGAGGGAGGGCTCAGCCTCTCCGCCCTGCAAGAGAGGGCCAACCAGGTCCTCTCCTACGAATGGGTGAGCCCCCTCTCACTTGCTTTACGTCATGTTTTACATGGTCATACACTTTGTAAGCATACTGTCTGATTAGACGATGGCCTAttcatttgttcagtttgtGGGTCATGCAAGTGTGGCTACCATTGATGAATTAGTGCCTTTAAACATGTACCTTTGTCAGGCAAAGGACATCATGGCTGATTACAAGACTGGGCTTTTGGAGAACTCTGCCAAGATGGTGCTGCTGTTCCATCTTATTGATGAGAGTGTTAGGAATGGCGACAAAATCCTGGTCTTCAGGTATGGAAATACTcatctgtatacacacacacacacacacacacacacacacacactcacaaacacaatacacaaaaCAAGCACgcccaaatgcacacacacagacacagacacacatattgacaaacacaccacacaaacacacataaacttactcactcactcactcactctctcatacattgacacaaagacacacacacaaaggcgcgcacacacactcacacaattcATATGCAAAATACAAGATTTAATTTAGATACAAATGCTTAATCATAACGAAATATGAATCTCATGACATTACTTGCCTTATCTAACTCTCACTTCCCTCatctttcattcttttctttGCAGTCAAAGCCTGTCCACTCTATCAGTTATCGAGGAGTTTTTGGCCAAGAGAATGATGCCTGAAACCAGGGCATCCAGTCTGAAACAGAACTGGGTTCGCAACGTCAACTACTACCGTAAGTGGTCTGGTTCTACCGTTAGTGGTCCTATAGTGACCACTGTTGTCATGGAGTCTTTATCCAGACCCATAGCTACCTAGTTCAAAGCGCTCCAAGAGCTGTTGTTATTTTGGGGTCAGAGCAAGCAGTAGTatatatcgccatctagtggctgTCTTTTGTCATTGAACTGCTTTGGGGTTGTATAAGGTTGCGTCCTTGTGGTGACGCTGCATTGCAGTTTTCTTTGTCTGTCTTAAAGGGCTCATGTATTGATGTGTCATAGAGTAACTTCCCCATGTCGAGTCTGTGTATGAAGTGTAAAGTTACTTGCCATGCCTATGTAGCTGTCTATCTGACACCAAGCATGTGGCTCAGCAGGATTGGATGGAAGCACGTCTGCCTCTGAAAGGGAGAGACTCATAAACCAGTTCAACGATCCAGCAAACACCTCAACCTTGGTCTTTCTGCTATCCACCAGGTAACacatacacccactcacacacgcacagacatactGACCCATTTACACCATGACCACACACAGATCAACATTTCTGCCGTCGTTTTTTAGGGCTGGCTGCCTCGGGGTGAACTTGATCGGTGCGAACCGTGTGGTGGTGTTCGACGCCTCCTGGAACCCTTGCCACGACGCACAGGCGGTGTGTCGGGTGTATCGCTACGGGCAACGGAAGCCCTGTCACATCTACCGGCTGGTGTGTGACTTCACCCTGGAGAAGAAGATCTACGACAGGCAGATCTCCAAACAGGGCATGTCAGGTAAAAACAACACTGAGTCCTAATGGGAGAAAGgaataacagacagacagacagactgctgTATGGAGCACACAGGGGCACAATTCATCGGTACTGCCTGCACACTGAGTGCAGACCATTAAAAAGATGAGCCTCAGTCACGCTTTCCTGGTTAGCTCAGTGGgcagcacctcacacacacatacacacacacacacacacacacacacacacacacacacacaagcctctctctctcttgctgagAGTACTTCAGAGAGTGGAGCCCACTTCACCCCAGAGGGtgagatggagagtgtgtgagggagagcgcCACGCACTGAGAGTGGTCAGGGGGCAGACTAACTGACTGAGTGCCACAGACAAACAGCTGATGCGCAGTAGAATAGGATGGGTGTGCAGTAGAATAGGATAGGTGTGCAGTAGAATAGGATGGGTGTGCACTCAGCTGGAGGGGACAGAGGGGAGTCACGTTAATCAGATCATGGATAGAGTTGGTACTTGGTCCCCATTTAATACAGCTTTTAATACAGTTAGTGggcatgaggtgtgtgtttgtgtgtgtgtgtgtgtgtgtgtgtgagagagagtatgtgtatgttggTTAACCCTGGACGTCTCCGTTTAGACCGCGTGGTGGACGACCTGAACCCCGTCCTGACGTTCACTCGGCGGGAGGTGGAGTCCCTGCTGCACTTTGTGGAGGAGGAACCGGAGCCGGACGAGTCAGCCAGGTTGCTGCAGTCGCAGCAGGACATGGAGCTGGTCATCAAACAGGCCTGCCAACGCTACCCCCACCTCATCACCAAGGTgaccacacacaacaacaacaacgactagcaactagcacacacacaggcactgtgATAATAACTGCCAAGCAGGCTCTGCGATTAATTAAGAGAGACAGATTTTCAATTGATGGCCCCTGATGTTATAATTAATGATCACTTAGTTCACATTTGAACCAATTCAggaattataattataattatttattataattagAGTTATTTTCATTAAATTGTAATTAAAAGCTGGTATTTTTTATTAGTAGCACAAAGGCACAAAGTGAAGGATTGATATAAATCCACTCAGAGGGAGGATGTCAACCAATTAGCCATTATTCTCATTtttccctcttcttctccttcatcgTTTCCAGCAACCTTTCCATCACGAGTCTCTGCTGATAGACCGTCGTGATCTCAAACTGTCCAAGGCGGAGAAGAAAGCTGCTAAGAAGGGCTACGAGGTGGAGAAGCGGGCATCTGTGCCCTATACGCGCCCCTCCTATGCCCACTACTACCCTGCCAGTGACCAGAGCCTCACCAACATCCCAGCCTTTAGCCAGCGCAACTGGTGAGTTATTTTAATCTGAAGGCAGACACGACTCCAGACTCACTCACAGCTGCTGAAATATACAGCAGACTCACAGAGatgttttagatagatagatagatagatgttaGATGATAGATGATGGTGGTAATTGTTGTTACAGATTGTTACTCAATCCAGTTAAGGAGAACAGAaagaaaatcaaaacaaaaaaataaataaattgttcAGATGATCAATTTTCTAGTGTTAAGGAGTCTGATTGCTGAGCGGACTTGCTACTTGACCTACTTAAAACTGAACCTTAAGAGCCTTAACTTCCAGTGTTTCTCTTAAGAGCCTTAACGTtcagtgtttctctgtgtggttCTTGTCCTTTGTATTCTTAAATTGTGCTCTTCTTGACCAGGCGACCTCCACCAAGGCAGGAGGAGAAGCCGATGGCCAGTGTCCGGCCCGTCCAGTCGACTCCGATTCCAATGGCGCCACGGCAGGCGTCCCAGGGAACAGGCCCTGCCTCCTCCGCTTCTGCAAGCTCCAACTCGGCTCTGAGCTTCAACCTCAACAATCTGCAGAAAGCTGGCGTGTTTGTCCAGAAGATCGTCACCACCACAGGTAGATGCACAGGCATTTAAACATGTACCACTGCAGCAACAACCATGTCAGAGATTGGACGATtgggagtgggtctggaaaatgTTCACTGACTTAAGACTTCCTGCAGGGGCATATCTAGCAGTGAAATgaaacttaaattggtacattaaattcttacaaaatcGTGTCAAAAGTGTAGCAATCGTGTAaatgaaggttttaaatgcagttgcgTACTCAATTTCAAATACACGTCCGTGCcggattagcgattgtatttgcgtgcccgtgttttagggacattggctTCAATGGCCTCGTGGCCAAACGGACCTGCAGCACAAATGTCAAATTTGCCGAAAGGTCGTATGAGTATTCCCAGGCTACACAACTGTGGCATAAAAAGATGTAGTGAAATATTCAAATGCAGGACATTGGTTAATACTAATCAGGCCAAACCTAGAAGTTGAACTGGTGGATGTATTGTACTTGAATAAGCATAGGCGTGCTTGTCCCCTCTATATTAAAAGTAACATCTTTGGGATGTTTTGTTCAGATGGTAACGCTACTCTTTCTACACAGACATTGTCATTCCGGGTACCAACAGCACTAAAGACGTCCAGACCCGGATACCTGCGGGAGAGAGCATCCATGTCATCAGAGGAACTAAAGGTAAGCAGCATCACTCACAAAACTCAATTCACTTCAAACAACAGATCAACTTCAAGCAAGAAAAGGACTTGTCTCCAAAGGATAATGTTTtgacttttgtttgtgtgtgtgtgtgtgtgtgtgtgtgtgtgtgtttgtgcgtaacGTAGGGACCTACATCAGGACCTGTGATGGAAGAATCTTTGCAGTCCGAGCAGCTGGAAAGCCTAAACAGGAAGGCTCAGCCACTGATAAAGGTAGTGACCAACAAACcatctattcctctctctctgcatccttGTTTCAGTTCAGACCGTTTATTGCTGAATTGGATGTGATCAAAAATCCACAAGTACATCTCCAGAACTGGATTCATGCCTGAGACTGTAGTAGAATAGTAGAGTGTGATTAATTTGGTAACAATTGGTTATTATGTGTCTCTTTCAGATGTGGTGCACCCTGAGAAAGAGGCTCATAGCAGCGCCACCAATGGGAGCGTTTCCGTTTCTCCTGAGCGCAAAAGGTCCTCCCCGGAGGACGGGGTGTCTGACCTCCTGCCTCGACCGCTGTCGCCGGACAGCCCTGAGATCCTGAGCGAGCTCCAGCGCTTCATCAAGCCGCCGGCCCACGGCCTGCCCACTGCCACGCATGGAGCCGCCGCCCAGGAGAACGGAGGGCCGCCCGTCAAACCAGTGCCCTCGAAAGAGCCCTCCCTGCCGGCCAGTGACGCCCACCCCCTGCCCCTGGATCTGCGTGCCAGCAAGCGCAAGTCTGCCCCGGCTGTCGAGGAGAGGGACCTCGACCAGCCACCCATGCCCAAGCGGAGCCCCACCACCCACGCCCTGCCGCCAGGGTTCCCCTTCACCGGCACCTACGGGCTGAACCCCGGCCTGAACCCCTCCCTGCTGGGCTCCATGTGCCACCCTCTCTTCATGGGACCGGGCTCGCCCTACTTCCAGCCCCACGCTCCGCTGGCTGACCCACGGCTCATGTTCCCCATGACCCCAGACCCTTTCAGTCTTCCCcgctcctccccctcctcttcatcctccccctcctctgcctcgTCCCtgtccaccaccaacaccaaaactacaccctcttcctcctctgccttcacctcatcctcttcctcctgcacaACCTCCTCCTCCATGTCTCCATACTTACTCCGGCCTGGCATGGCGGGCATGCTGCCCCCGGGGTTCCCCCTGACGTACGGCCAGGCCCTGGGCATGTACCCCAACTCCCTGCTGCCTGCTGGCATGCCGGCCGCCACGCCTGGTCCTGCCGGGACCAGCTTCCTGTCCCGCTTCCCCTCCTCAAGCCTGCAAGGGCCTGCACTCAACACCCCGCCTCTCGCCGCCGACAACGAGAGCAgtagcagcggcagcagccacATGGACGACAGCGATGATATCATCGAGGTGACGGGCCAATAGGTGGCCTCAGCGAAGGTCCTGTGACGAGGCCTCGGGCCGCAGGGGTTGGGTGATTCGGCAGAATTAAGAGAttgcttttgaaaaaaaaaaaaaaaaaaaaattctgactgAGTCGATTTTTTGCCAACCCACCCCTTAACATGGGTCCCATCTCAACAACCCAGGCCCAGAATGTGAAGCAGCAGTGTGTCTGACTGAGAGAGTGGACTGCGAAAGCTACAAATCCTAATGCTGTATATCTTATTTAACAAGAGGAGAAAAGACTGAGGAGAAAACGAGCCCTTGGACTTCCAGCATTGTGTACTGCACTCTACCTGCGCGAGACTTGCAGTTAGTCCTCCTGACCAAGGAGGGCACTCTGCTTTCTGCTCTGATCAGCTCGAGCTTCAATTTTTTCAACTGTTTGCATTTATCTAGCAGGTGGTAGTAGATGGTAGAGAACATTAGCCAAGCTGGTAGTTGTTAAACGATAGTCATGCCTGTTTGGTCGAAAGAAAACAATATCATTGATTGTTTTGATTGATTACTGTTATTGCTACTATTTTAGACATTTTAGAAATGGTGGTTATCAATCGTAATTGACAATGTTTGAAAACTGATCCTTTCTTCTTGAGGTTACATTATGGGACAGAAAATATTTGACTTCTTTAAATATTCTTTTTTGTTTAAATCGAAAGATGGATGTGCAAAAATGGAAAGGGTGCAAAGAATAACCTAATAGGGCTGAAGCATAAAAAAGAACATGGCGAGAAATGAAAAAGACCTTAAACTCAACGAATGTATCATTATTTGCGCCTTTAACGCAGTGTTTGTGAGCACAGGCCTTAGAGACATTTGACTGAAGACCATTTGATACTCGtattttttcttgttgtgtttTCTAATGTGACGTTGTTACTGTGGTACAATCTTGTTGTCAAAATTAGCAGCctgaacatcacacacacagacagaggaaaCATCCTTGAAGACAGACGTGTCAAGATGGTGTTTTCACTACACCTCCGACCTTAACTCGGGGCGGGGGCATCAGCCCAGAGAGTTTCCTGGCAAATGCCGTGGGTGTTCAATGCCTTGCCGCTGCGTCGCTTGAATGTCATTGAGGAAGCTGAGGAACAGGGAAGCGAGTGTTTCCTTGATCCTCCCACCCCATAGTCTTATTGGAGCTGAGCTTATGTATGTAACACCATAAAAAGCTGTCTAATTGTGGGTTAGGGTCTCATTCAGTGCAGTCTGCGCTGTCATTTCCCTCCtgtatttctgtctgtcttcgCTCAACACAAAAGGGTTCACTTGACTTTTCGACCCAACCCTTTCATTGTTTTGTTGTGACACCAACACATAGGTTCAAAGaaactaacaaaaaaaaacaacacagggTGTAGTTGCTCATACCAAAAAATATTTAAGAAGTATCAAATTTGAGAGAAATTGTGAAATTTGTAAAGGAATGCTGTGCCAAAACAGTAATTATGTCCCTAATGTCATCTCTCACTAATGGGGAATGTTGTGAAAAGAGACCAAAACATTTACAACATACTTGAAGTATATTTCAAGGATGTAAAAGAGATGATCAGAGAGGAGCCATATGACAAGGCtctcagaaagaaagaaaaaacttgaGCAACAGGACGAATTTTGCAGGCAGTCATCACCAAAATGCTGAATCGTGGTAACTATAACTATGTGACTTACAGCGAAGCAACTTACTAGTAATTTTTACCATGTACTGTATAAAATTCATTTAACACAAGCATTCAGGAGTTCCTGATTCATTTACaggttgtgtgttttctttttgtgtctgGTGGATCAGGGGCATTGCTTCATTTTGTTGTGGCATTGCTTTGCTGTGTTTACAAATGCCAACCGGTTTCTGTTTTTCACCCAAATCTTCCCTCATTGTCCTGTGTCATAGAAGAAGGGTCCACTGCACCTAAATTCCATTGGTTAGTCTAGACAAAAAGATATACATAATTTATCTTCTGTCTCACTGTAACCGAAAAATCCAAACATTCTATTGAAGTACTTTCACTTTTCAACCCCATTTTCTGTACCATACTTCCGTTGCTGGTTTACCTGTGTTTTTTAGTCCTCTTTTTTGTCTGAGGTTTGACAATTTaccaaattaatttatttatgacattgcatatttattcatttgtattttttatttttgtacttttttttaaaaaaatggggGATTTTTACTCTTGACGCCGAATGGCTCCACTCTGACGCTTTAGTGGTTTAAGgagggtgtagtgtgtgtacgaTGGTGTTTGATGACCTTCTGACACAAAGCAGAATCAGGACCAATGTGAACTGGTGTCGTGGATTGCGTGGGTCTCGGTGAGCCCACATCCACCGCACATGCTCAGAGCGAGGGTGTGCCGTTCAGTGCCCCTGCACACCTGTGATGTCATTCCTGGTGGCCAAGATCCCTTAAGTGttcagtgttttttcttttttttccaatatCTTTTTAATGattgcttttgttttctttttttatttcatttttgtcaTAGCTaactacttgaacagaagtattTATTTGTCATAGGAAGGGTCGGTATAGGTGAACAGGCGGCTGCTCTGGATTCTAATCTGTGAGGAGAATTTGAACTGCTAAAAGCTGCTGAGGATCAGACAGCCTGTTCTGGAAGAACTACATTCATAACTAATCTGTATCGGCTTTTCAGTccattctctttttcttttccttttttttggaagtttgtgaataaaaacaaattaaatgtTACATGTGGGGTGCTTGGTTTTATTTAAGTATAAAGCATAGCAagaatacatttttttacacacattttatttGAATAGTAATAGGTGATTTTACGTACAGTGCTTATTAGCCCTTTTTGTCAActagagaggaaaagaaaggttTCTTATGACGGTAGAACACAGATAGCCTATGACATTCCCTGGCAATGGCACTGTGTTTAATTACCGTGCATAATGTTACATGAATGAGTCGCTTCTCTGTTGCTGGTCCATCAATCCCCCTGAACAAGAGGGGGATGTTGCATAATCATGCTCTACCATATAGAGTTCGTGAATGCACTTACACTACCTCTACCTTGTGTTACCAGTTTCATTTCCCAAATCCTTTACAGATTCCAGATGAAATGAGAGGGCCTTTTGTAAATACAAATTGTTTAAGA from Alosa alosa isolate M-15738 ecotype Scorff River chromosome 4, AALO_Geno_1.1, whole genome shotgun sequence carries:
- the LOC125293986 gene encoding helicase ARIP4-like isoform X1; its protein translation is MAAQGQRDLEAWENSRDILEDAELMSEEEENDGDDEDDATDQPKGAAFSSENEAQGGDSSGWQCTPPSSTSSSGEAPSQPPSGPAARPASHSPSALAFSGTKKRSSKPAHLRRNIRKLLREHQLETGTKTAQQEELERRRRLEQQRKDLPSGSPSAYSQTPGDESLSASAQVSKQELICLDTSTSSLDACEDDGKASPLSTLTAKEDVIELSSSEDDSLHTSRRAINEDEEEEEEAGPGTEESCGAHANDNLNQPDAQGRVLVNVNHPADESDIYLSPQLARVVKPHQIGGIRFLYDNLVESVERFKSSSGFGCILAHSMGLGKTLQVISFIDILLRHTEAHTVLAIVPVNTLQNWLSEFNLWVPPAEALPPNTDPAHAMPRSFKVHILNDEHKTTAARAKVVEDWHRDGGVLLMGYEMYRLLSLKKSFVAGRKKKAKKPTGPVVIDLDEEDRQQDLLKGIEKALSWPGPDVVICDEGHRIKNCHASTSQALKGIRTRRRAVLTGYPLQNNLIEYWCMVDFVRPDFLGTRQEFSNMFERPILNGQCVDSTPEDLRLMRYRSHVLHSLLEGFVQRRGHDVLRSQLPPKQEHVILVRLSPLQRALYTEFMNRFQEAGNSGWLSLNPLKAFCVCCKIWNHPDVLYEALQKENLANEQDLDLDDIPTNQNRCPAPNQKSKQAEMTSSEGGLSLSALQERANQVLSYEWAKDIMADYKTGLLENSAKMVLLFHLIDESVRNGDKILVFSQSLSTLSVIEEFLAKRMMPETRASSLKQNWVRNVNYYRLDGSTSASERERLINQFNDPANTSTLVFLLSTRAGCLGVNLIGANRVVVFDASWNPCHDAQAVCRVYRYGQRKPCHIYRLVCDFTLEKKIYDRQISKQGMSDRVVDDLNPVLTFTRREVESLLHFVEEEPEPDESARLLQSQQDMELVIKQACQRYPHLITKQPFHHESLLIDRRDLKLSKAEKKAAKKGYEVEKRASVPYTRPSYAHYYPASDQSLTNIPAFSQRNWRPPPRQEEKPMASVRPVQSTPIPMAPRQASQGTGPASSASASSNSALSFNLNNLQKAGVFVQKIVTTTDIVIPGTNSTKDVQTRIPAGESIHVIRGTKGTYIRTCDGRIFAVRAAGKPKQEGSATDKDVVHPEKEAHSSATNGSVSVSPERKRSSPEDGVSDLLPRPLSPDSPEILSELQRFIKPPAHGLPTATHGAAAQENGGPPVKPVPSKEPSLPASDAHPLPLDLRASKRKSAPAVEERDLDQPPMPKRSPTTHALPPGFPFTGTYGLNPGLNPSLLGSMCHPLFMGPGSPYFQPHAPLADPRLMFPMTPDPFSLPRSSPSSSSSPSSASSLSTTNTKTTPSSSSAFTSSSSSCTTSSSMSPYLLRPGMAGMLPPGFPLTYGQALGMYPNSLLPAGMPAATPGPAGTSFLSRFPSSSLQGPALNTPPLAADNESSSSGSSHMDDSDDIIEVTGQ